The following proteins are encoded in a genomic region of Limanda limanda chromosome 22, fLimLim1.1, whole genome shotgun sequence:
- the LOC133028671 gene encoding NLR family CARD domain-containing protein 3-like, with amino-acid sequence MVETDACNSCLTAIRVLRVTLVDELEGKIDSLLEVLVSREVFTRDDREEVLCRPGPRSRVRTVLDILGCKGEEAAKVFLAISSEPQEEAQRDSKELNTQPQSIEYNKVKQKHKDVLRRRSESMLFYNTRHGEKNLFSEHYVNLLLVDGHQGLDIKRHELLTFGQKRLSMQQKSAVHKKIAPAELFSSAYGNRPVKKVLVTGVAGIGKTILVQKMLFDFGGRKDHLVFDFIIHMTFRDLNLIDKPTNFRELVLRKNRHLAKELDNIFANDEMLLIILDGFDEFRHYRGCNVDVFVTEPDEDAEVVEILGSLMQGELLPNASVMLTSRPTAVNHIPIGCVDRFVLIAGFSLAEVHDFFLHYFQDDAFADRMFAVVSANELMLTLCYIPAFCYIVCCILKESKDLCGESPKTMTDIYVQYLVCLIRSHTQSRAETFLQEQSPKGVEQLSDIVIKLGRLAFRKLMEHQTLFYSSDSDVAALEGCSLVSTFLDKTVTQEPGYTEDVYSFAHLTVQEFFAAVYCALTDHPLPEASTAGGTNSGHLDLFNRFLSGILSERNANLLSRHLGLSYHKDKVDTYRQRIIGELAVLCDNGAHILNHLHCLFEQQDPSLALAVQPKTLRINVSDETLSQMDYNAIKYFLNPIEGKISELDLTGTGVSCEALRDIQPLLLRCESLWLGENNLDMDSVQVIADVLQVSDTMTHLGIGWSNLGDDELLVLSSAIRVKKKLTELWMEGNRVSGRGLLSLSDLTPNPLKKVVAIWNDLTDTEPEPRCSQESITVNFNDDHMTWEAWGEWVYKRCEVSSNEKLVTVLHKVCNVSVDYLEVQWARTFYKQLSQLIKHRIESCTEDDMCKKLRKFENILDL; translated from the exons ATGGTGGAGACGGATGCTTGCAATTCTTGTTTGACAGCAATCAGGGTTCTGCGAGTTACCCTCGTGGATGAGCTGGAAGGAAAGATTGACTCGCTGCTAGAGGTTTTAGTGAGTCGAGAGGTGTTCACTCGGGACGACCGCGAAGAGGTGCTGTGTCGGCCGGGACCCCGTTCGAGAGTGAGAACTGTTTTGGACATCTTGGGGTGTAAAGGTGAGGAAGCAGCAAAGGTTTTTCTCGCCATTAGTAGTGAACCTCAGGAGGAGGCACAGAGGGATTCGAAAGAACTCAATACTCAACCTCAGTCCATAG AGTataacaaagtcaaacaaaagCATAAAGATGTACTCAGGCGCCGGAGTGAGAGCATGCTGTTCTACAACACCCGACACGGAGAGAAGAACCTTTTTTCTGAACATTACGTCAATCTCCTGTTGGTTGACGGACACCAGGGCTTGGATATAAAAAGACACGAGCTGCTGACTTTCGGACAAAAGCGACTTTCTATGCAGCAGAAGTCGGCAGTACATAAGAAAATAGCACCGGCTGAACTCTTTTCAAGCGCATATGGAAACCGTCCAGTCAAGAAGGTTTTGGTTACAGGGGTGGCTGGTATTGGAAAAACCATCCTGGTGCAGAAGATGCTGTTCGATTTTGGTGGGAGAAAGGACCATCTTGTGTTTGATTTCATCATCCACATGACCTTCCGAGACCTGAATCTGATcgacaaaccaacaaacttcCGGGAGTTGGTATTGCGAAAAAACCGGCACCTTGCTAAAGAGCTGGATAACATTTTCGCGAACGATGAAATGCTGCTGATCATCTTGGATGGCTTCGATGAGTTCAGACACTACAGAGGTTGCAATGTGGATGTTTTTGTGACCGAACCAGATGAAGACGCGGAGGTGGTGGAGATCTTAGGAAGTCTGATGCAGGGTGAACTCCTTCCTAACGCTTCTGTCATGCTAACAAGTCGACctacagctgtcaatcacatccCTATTGGCTGCGTCGACCGCTTTGTGCTCATCGCTGGCTTCTCCTTGGCTGAAGTTCACGACTTCTTCCTACACTATTTCCAAGATGACGCCTTTGCTGACCGCATGTTTGCAGTGGTGTCAGCGAATGAACTCATGTTAACACTGTGTTACATACCTGCTTTTTGCTACATTGTGTGTTGCATCCTAAAAGAAAGCAAAGATCTCTGCGGAGAAAGCCCCAAGACCATGACAGACATTTATGTGCAGTATCTGGTGTGTTTGATTCGCTCGCACACTCAGTCAAGAGCCGAAACATTTCTGCAAGAGCAAAGTCCAAAGGGCGTAGAGCAACTGTCTGACATAGTGATAAAGCTGGGTCGACTCGCCTTCCGAAAGCTGATGGAGCATCAGACACTGTTTTACAGCAGCGACAGTGATGTTGCAGCTTTAGAAGGATGCAGCCTTGTTAGTACCTTTCTCGATAAGACAGTAACACAAGAGCCAGGCTATACCGAAGATGTTTACTCCTTTGCACACCTCACTGTTCAAGAGTTCTTTGCAGCAGTCTACTGTGCACTGACCGATCACCCTTTACCTGAAGCAAGTACAGCGGGGGGGACAAACAGTGGACATTTGGACCTTTTCAACCGTTTCCTGTCTGGAATCCTCTCTGAACGCAACGCTAATCTTCTATCAAGACATTTGGGCCTCAGTTACCACAAAGACAAAGTGGACACCTACCGGCAGAGGATCATCGGAGAACTCGCGGTGCTCTGTGACAATGGGGCCCATATCCTGAATCATTTACACTGCCTGTTTGAGCAGCAGGACCCCTCACTAGCCCTCGCTGTGCAGCCTAAGACACTACGAATCAACGTTAGTGATGAAACACTATCACAAATGGATTACAATGCCATTAAATACTTCCTGAACCCCATAGAGGGCAAAATATCAGAGCTGGATCTGACAGGGACTGGAGTCAGCTGCGAGGCACTGAGGGATATCCAGCCCCTTCTGCTTAGATGTGAGAGTCTTTG GCTCGGAGAAAACAACCTGGACATGGACAGTGTTCAGGTCATTGCTGATGTGCTGCAGGTGTCAGACACTATGACCCACCTCGG CATTGGGTGGTCCAACCTTGGCGATGATGAACTACTGGTTCTTTCTAGTGCCataagggtaaaaaaaaaacttacgGAATTGTG GATGGAGGGAAACCGGGTGAGCGGCCGAGGTCTGCTGTCACTCAGCGACTTGACCCCAAATCCTCTGAAAAAAGTCGT CGCCATCTGGAATGACCTGACCGACACAGAGCCAGAGCCCCGGTGCAGCCAAGAAAGCATCACTGTGAACTTCAACGACGACCACATGACGTGGGAGGCGTGGGGGGAGTGGGTCTACAAACGGTGTGAGGTCAGCAGCAACGAGAAGCTGGTGACGGTGCTGCATAAAGTGTGTAACGTCTCGGTCGACTACTTAGAGGTCCAGTGGGCGAGGACCTTCTATAAGCAACTATCGCAGCTCATCAAGCACAGGATCGAGTCATGCACCGAGGACGACATGTGCAAGAAGCTCCGGAAGTTTGAGAATATTTTGGACCTCTGA
- the larp7 gene encoding la-related protein 7 isoform X2: MMDTERGAEDAGPAVPSRKEDKETEKKKRSRVKHLLADVKKQVEFWFGDVNLHKDRFLRTLIDESEDGYVDTSVLASFNRMKKLTTDTKLIARAVKNSAVVEVNLEGNKVRRQLPIGEIPQDTDSRTVYVELLPKDVTHSWIERVFTKCGNVVYISIPRYKSTGDPKGFAFVEFETEDQAKKAIEMLNNPPEDAPMKPGIFPKTKSGKNFTLPADNPPSGEEEEKKRRKKKKKKEGATVPTSAEAKEQSMEEEPSELKRKHSAGGDFQPEGGSTHKIPAKLSEKKRRRSTVEGSESDVPSKIRKTSESESREKHVAETDPPTDPERGVEEGKENMDDSTVKAKRKRKKKHKEKPKVGEEVIPLRVLSKKEWLDLKVEYLTLQKRSMASLKKCMIKIEHKEHKGRMEPKGRMEPKGRMEPKGQMEIKVEPQDGNEKSHKSEKAVALGPQFTSGVILKITDIKPLPARKFLKDALSKISQVAYIDILEGDAEGHIRFHTPEEAKAVSDVRAELQREHSWKLEILSGDHEQRYWQKILVDRQVKLNRPREKKRGTEKLISKAEKIILARAKEATKHIRFQED; the protein is encoded by the exons AtgatggacacagagaggggaGCCGAGGACGCTGGTCCGGCCGTCCCCAGCAggaaggaggacaaggagacggagaagaagaagcgcTCTCGGGTCAAACACCTGCTCGCCGATGTGAAGAAGCAGGTGGAGTTCTGGTTCGGAGACGTCAACCTCCACAAGGACCGCTTCCTCAGGACACTCATCGATGAGTCGGAAGACGGAT ATGTTGATACATCTGTGCTGGCAAGCTTCAATCGAATGAAAAAGCTGACAACGGACACCAAGCTGATTGCAAGGGCGGTGAAAAATTCAGCTGTAGTTGAG GTGAACTTGGAAGGCAATAAAGTGCGACGCCAGCTTCCAATCGGAGAAATACCACAGGATACAGACAGCCGCACAGTCTATGTG gAACTTTTGCCGAAGGATGTGACCCACAGCTGGATAGAGCGAGTGTTTACAAAATGTGGGAACGTGGTGTATATAAGCATCCCCAGGTACAAGTCTACAGGTGACCCCAAGGGTTTTGCATTTGTTGAGTTCGAGACTGAGGATCAAGCCAAGAAAGCCATAGAG ATGCTGAACAACCCACCTGAAGATGCTCCCATGAAACCAGGGATTTTTCCCAAGACAAAAAGCGGGAAGAATTTTACTCTGCCAGCTGACAATCCACCATCAG gggaagaagaggagaagaaaaggagaaagaagaagaaaaagaaagaaggcgCCACAGTGCCAACGTCTGCAGAAGCCAAAGAGCAGTCGATGGAAGAAGAGCCATCGGAGCTAAAGAGGAAGCACTCCGCGGGGGGGGATTTTCAACCCGAGGGAGGCAGCACTCACAAAATCCCTGCAAAAttgtcagagaaaaaaagaagacggTCGACAGTGGAGGGATCTGAGAGTGACGTACCGTCAAAGATAAGAAAAACCAGTGAAAGTGAATCTAGAGAGAAGCACGTTGCAGAGACTG aTCCGCCCACTGACCCGGAGAGAGGGGTagaggaagggaaagaaaacaTGGATGACTCCACGGTCAAAGCGAAGAGGAAGCGAAAAAAGAAGCACAAGGAAAAGCCGAAAGTTGGGGAGGAAGTCATCCCACTGCGAGTTCTGTCAAA GAAAGAGTGGCTCGACCTGAAGGTGGAGTACTTGACCTTGCAGAAGCGCAGCATGGCGTCGCTGAAGAAGTGCATGATTAAGATCGAGCACAAGGAGCACAAGGGTCGAATGGAGCCCAAGGGTCGAATGGAGCCCAAGGGTCGAATGGAGCCCAAGGGTCAAATGGAGATAAAGGTTGAGCCTCAAGATGGAAACG AGAAGAGTCACAAAAGTGAAAAGGCGGTGGCCCTGGGCCCTCAGTTTACCAGCGGTGTCATCTTGAAGATCACAGACATCAAGCCGCTACCAGCGAGAAAGTTCCTCAAA gatgcCTTGAGTAAAATATCACAAGTGGCATACATTGACATTCTGGAGGGAGATGCTGAGGGTCACATCCGCTTCCACACCCCAGAAGAGGCCAAAGCCGTCAGTGATGTCCgggctgagctgcagagggagcACAGCTGGAAACTGGAAATTCTCTCAG GTGACCATGAACAAAGATACTGGCAGAAGATCCTCGTGGACCGGCAGGTCAAGTTGAACCGTCCGAGAGAGAAGAAGCGCGGTACAGAGAAG CTTATATCCAAAGCCGAAAAAATCATCCTTGCCCGGGCCAAGGAGGCGACTAAGCACATCCGTTTTCAAGAAGACTGA
- the larp7 gene encoding la-related protein 7 isoform X1, protein MMDTERGAEDAGPAVPSRKEDKETEKKKRSRVKHLLADVKKQVEFWFGDVNLHKDRFLRTLIDESEDGYVDTSVLASFNRMKKLTTDTKLIARAVKNSAVVEVNLEGNKVRRQLPIGEIPQDTDSRTVYVELLPKDVTHSWIERVFTKCGNVVYISIPRYKSTGDPKGFAFVEFETEDQAKKAIEMLNNPPEDAPMKPGIFPKTKSGKNFTLPADNPPSGEEEEKKRRKKKKKKEGATVPTSAEAKEQSMEEEPSELKRKHSAGGDFQPEGGSTHKIPAKLSEKKRRRSTVEGSESDVPSKIRKTSESESREKHVAETDPPTDPERGVEEGKENMDDSTVKAKRKRKKKHKEKPKVGEEVIPLRVLSKKEWLDLKVEYLTLQKRSMASLKKCMIKIEHKEHKGRMEPKGRMEPKGRMEPKGQMEIKVEPQDGNVEKSHKSEKAVALGPQFTSGVILKITDIKPLPARKFLKDALSKISQVAYIDILEGDAEGHIRFHTPEEAKAVSDVRAELQREHSWKLEILSGDHEQRYWQKILVDRQVKLNRPREKKRGTEKLISKAEKIILARAKEATKHIRFQED, encoded by the exons AtgatggacacagagaggggaGCCGAGGACGCTGGTCCGGCCGTCCCCAGCAggaaggaggacaaggagacggagaagaagaagcgcTCTCGGGTCAAACACCTGCTCGCCGATGTGAAGAAGCAGGTGGAGTTCTGGTTCGGAGACGTCAACCTCCACAAGGACCGCTTCCTCAGGACACTCATCGATGAGTCGGAAGACGGAT ATGTTGATACATCTGTGCTGGCAAGCTTCAATCGAATGAAAAAGCTGACAACGGACACCAAGCTGATTGCAAGGGCGGTGAAAAATTCAGCTGTAGTTGAG GTGAACTTGGAAGGCAATAAAGTGCGACGCCAGCTTCCAATCGGAGAAATACCACAGGATACAGACAGCCGCACAGTCTATGTG gAACTTTTGCCGAAGGATGTGACCCACAGCTGGATAGAGCGAGTGTTTACAAAATGTGGGAACGTGGTGTATATAAGCATCCCCAGGTACAAGTCTACAGGTGACCCCAAGGGTTTTGCATTTGTTGAGTTCGAGACTGAGGATCAAGCCAAGAAAGCCATAGAG ATGCTGAACAACCCACCTGAAGATGCTCCCATGAAACCAGGGATTTTTCCCAAGACAAAAAGCGGGAAGAATTTTACTCTGCCAGCTGACAATCCACCATCAG gggaagaagaggagaagaaaaggagaaagaagaagaaaaagaaagaaggcgCCACAGTGCCAACGTCTGCAGAAGCCAAAGAGCAGTCGATGGAAGAAGAGCCATCGGAGCTAAAGAGGAAGCACTCCGCGGGGGGGGATTTTCAACCCGAGGGAGGCAGCACTCACAAAATCCCTGCAAAAttgtcagagaaaaaaagaagacggTCGACAGTGGAGGGATCTGAGAGTGACGTACCGTCAAAGATAAGAAAAACCAGTGAAAGTGAATCTAGAGAGAAGCACGTTGCAGAGACTG aTCCGCCCACTGACCCGGAGAGAGGGGTagaggaagggaaagaaaacaTGGATGACTCCACGGTCAAAGCGAAGAGGAAGCGAAAAAAGAAGCACAAGGAAAAGCCGAAAGTTGGGGAGGAAGTCATCCCACTGCGAGTTCTGTCAAA GAAAGAGTGGCTCGACCTGAAGGTGGAGTACTTGACCTTGCAGAAGCGCAGCATGGCGTCGCTGAAGAAGTGCATGATTAAGATCGAGCACAAGGAGCACAAGGGTCGAATGGAGCCCAAGGGTCGAATGGAGCCCAAGGGTCGAATGGAGCCCAAGGGTCAAATGGAGATAAAGGTTGAGCCTCAAGATGGAAACG TAGAGAAGAGTCACAAAAGTGAAAAGGCGGTGGCCCTGGGCCCTCAGTTTACCAGCGGTGTCATCTTGAAGATCACAGACATCAAGCCGCTACCAGCGAGAAAGTTCCTCAAA gatgcCTTGAGTAAAATATCACAAGTGGCATACATTGACATTCTGGAGGGAGATGCTGAGGGTCACATCCGCTTCCACACCCCAGAAGAGGCCAAAGCCGTCAGTGATGTCCgggctgagctgcagagggagcACAGCTGGAAACTGGAAATTCTCTCAG GTGACCATGAACAAAGATACTGGCAGAAGATCCTCGTGGACCGGCAGGTCAAGTTGAACCGTCCGAGAGAGAAGAAGCGCGGTACAGAGAAG CTTATATCCAAAGCCGAAAAAATCATCCTTGCCCGGGCCAAGGAGGCGACTAAGCACATCCGTTTTCAAGAAGACTGA